One stretch of Labrus bergylta chromosome 24, fLabBer1.1, whole genome shotgun sequence DNA includes these proteins:
- the dock9b gene encoding dedicator of cytokinesis protein 9 isoform X5: MASAPPEARKFTRGLNKPGTAAELRQSVSEAVRTSVLVVKPKVIEPLDYENVVLQRKTQIISDVLRDMLQFPTDDFQISTLRRQGRTLFSTVPETAEKEAQSLFVQECIKTYKSDWHVVNYKYEEYSGDFRQLPNKVLRPEKLAAHLFEVDEDVEKDEDTASLGSQKGGVSKHGWLYKGNMNSAISVTMRSFKRRYFHLAQLGDGSYNLNFYKDENTSKEPKGTIFLDSCMGVVQNSKVRRFAFELKMQDKSTFLLAADSEAEMEEWIGTLNKILHSSFEQAMQEKRNGDLHDDEELGKTDISSGSFQDCFQTARDIESKMRSEARLKLFTLDPDTQKLDFSGIEPDVRQFEEKFGKRVLVNCQDLSFNLQGCVADNEEGPTTNVEPFYVVLSLFDVQNSRKISADFHVDLNHPLVRQMTSGSRSGQDLHINGSGDGPLAAQRQASGLPEGALQYPKQGVFSVTCPHPDIFLVARIEKVLQGGITHCTEPYMKSSDSAKMAQKVLKNAKTACSRLGQYRMPFAWAARPVFKDASGTLDKSTRFSALYRQDSSKLSDEDMFKLLTDFRKPEKMAKLPVLLGNLDVTIDSVAPDVTNCVTSSYIPVRNFEGNGPGSAHLEVEEFVPCIAKCSQPFTIYKNHLYVYPKHLKYDGQKSFAKARNISVCIEFKDSDEDDAPPLKCIYGRPGGPLFTKQAYAAVLHHQQNPEFYDEIKIELPTQLHEKHHLLFTFYHVSCDSNSKKKDLVETPVGSAWLPLLRDGRVIMNEQLLPVAANLPAGYLSSQDGVNKHSGSEIKWVDGGKPLFKLSTHLVSTVYTQDQHLHNFFHHCQSMEMSEQALEGELVKYLKSLHAMEGHVMVNFLPIVLNQLFCVLTRATHEDVAVNVTRVMVHIVAQCHEEGLEHYLRSYIKFVFKPEPHSSPNVRTVHEELAKAMTAILKPSTDFLTSNKLLKHSWFFFEALVKSMAQYLIESGKVKLSRNQRFSASFYHAVETLVNMLMPHITQKYKDNLDAARNANHSLAVFIKRCFTFMDRGFVFKQINNYMNCFVPGDPKTLYEFKFEFLKVVCNHEHFVPLNLPMPFGKGRIQRFQDLQLDYSLTDDFCRNHFLVGLLLREVGGALQEYREIRQIAVQVLKGLMIKHTFDDRYAAKSQQARLATLYLPLFGLLQENVYRLDIKESAPLNNHNNARDDSLVPNSMVTPQKPGSCIENALHKDVFGVISGTASPHSSTPNISSVHHADSRGSLVSTDSGNSLLDKSSEKTNSLEKNQCASALGSSLLRCDKLDRDEIKNLLMGFLHILKSMSEEALFAYWNKAAPSDLMDFFTLIEVCLHQFKYMGKRFIVRAGILHARLQQLGTLENAHTFNNMYSHTDADVSSQCLLEANVSTEVCLTVLDTLSIFIMGFKTQLNSDLGHNPLMKKVFQVHLCFLQIPQSEAALKQVFTSLRTFIYKFPCTFFDGRADMCASLCYEILKCCNSKLSSIRSDAAHLLYFLMKSNFDYTGRRSFVRTHLQVVIAVSQLIADVIGIGGTRFQQSLSIINNCANSDKSIKHTAFPSDVKDLTKRIRTVLMATEQMKEHENDPEMLVDLQYSLAKSYTSTPELRKTWLDSMARIHNKNGDLSEAAMCYVHVAALVAEYLWRKGMFRQGCSAFRVTTPNIDEEAAMMEDVGMQDVHFNEEVLMELLEECADGLWKAERYELIADVYRLIIPIYEQRRDFEKLTHLYDTLHRAYTKVMEVMHTGKRLLGTYFRVAFFGQGFFEDEDGKEYIYKEPKFTPLSEISQRLLKLYSDKFGQENVKIIQDSGRVNPKDLDSKYAYIQVTHVTPYHDDKELEDRKTDFEKSHNIRRFVFETPFTVSGKKQGGVEEQCKRRTILTTTHCFPYVKKRIAVMYQHQTDLSPIEVAIDEMSAKVAELRLLCSASEVDMIRLQLKLQGSISVQVNAGPLAYARAFLDDSSAKKYPDNKVKQLKEVFRQFVDACGQGLGVNERLIKEDQQEYHDEMKASYRDLARELSNIMHEQINPVDDGTRSALSDSMGIFNAISGTPTSANTHGSTTIL; encoded by the exons ACAAGTATGAGGAGTACTCAGGAGACTTCCGCCAGCTCCCAAA TAAGGTGTTGAGACCTGAAAAGCTGGCAGCTCACCTGTTTGAGGTGGATGAAGATGTGGAAAAAGACGAG GACACAGCCTCCCTCGGATCACAGAAGGGAGGAGTGTCTAAACATGGTTGGCTCTACAAAGGCAACATGAACAGTGCAATCAGTGTGACAATGCGG TCCTTCAAGAGGAGATACTTCCATCTGGCTCAGCTGGGGGATGGATCCTACAACCTCAACTTCTACAAAGATGAAAACACCTCAAAAGAACCCAAAGGAACCATCTTTCTTGACTCGTGCATGGGGGTCGTTCAG AACAGCAAGGTGCGTCGCTTTGCCTTTGAGCTGAAGATGCAGGATAAGAGCACGTTCCTGCTGGCTGCAGACAGCGAGGCAGAGATGGAGGAGTGGATCGGCACACTCAACAAGATTCTCCACAGCAGCTTCGAACAGGCCATGCAGGAGAAGAGGAACGGAGACCTGCATGAcg ATGAGGAGCTCGGAAAAACAGACATCTCCTCCGGAAGTTTTCAGGACTGCTTTCAG ACTGCCAGAGATATCGAGTCCAAAATGAGGAGTGAGGCTCGCCTGAAACTGTTCACTCTGGACCCTGACACACAG AAACTGGACTTCTCGGGCATAGAGCCTGACGTTCGGCAATTTGAGGAGAAGTTTGGAAAGAGAGTCCTTGTCAACTGTCAAGACCTGTCGTTCAACCTGCAGGGCTGTGTTGCAGATAATGAAGAGGGACCAACAACCAAT GTCGAGCCGTTCTATGTGGTCCTGTCCCTATTTGACGTCCAGAACAGTAGAAAGATTTCCGCTGACTTCCACGTGGATCTCAATCACCCTTTGGTTCGACAAATGACGTCAGGCTCCAGAAGCGGGCAGGATTTACACATTAATGGCAGTGGAGATGGTCCTCTGGCTGCTCAACGGCAGGCCAGTGGACTCCCGGAGGGGGCTCTGCAGTACCCCAAACAGGGGGTTTTCTCTGTCACATGCCCCCATCCGGATATCTTCCTGGTGGCAAGGATTGAGAAGGTGCTGCAGGGGGGGATCACCCACTGCACTGAACCCTACATGAAGAGCTCAGACTCCGCTAAG ATGGCTCAAAAGGTGCTGAAAAATGCAAAGACAGCCTGCAGCAGACTGGGCCAGTACAGGATGCCTTTTGCTTGGGCTGCAAG GCCTGTTTTCAAAGATGCATCAGGAACTTTGGACAAAAGCACTCGCTTTTCTGCTCTCTACAGGCAGGACAGCAGCAAGCTGTCAGACGAGGACATGTTCAAACTGCTCACCGACTTCAGAAA GCCAGAGAAAATGGCCAAACTGCCAGTGCTCTTAGGAAACTTAGATGTAACAATTGACAGTGTGGCCCCGGATGTAACCA ATTGTGTGACTTCATCTTACATCCCTGTAAGGAACTTTGAAGGCAACGGACCTGGCAGTGCTCATCTGGAGGTGGAGGAGTTTGTCCCCTGCATCGCTAAATGCTCCCAACCATTCACCATCTATAAAAACCATCTCTATGTTTACCCAAAACACCTCAAATATGACGGACAGAAATCCTTTGCTAAG GCGAGGAATATTTCCGTTTGCATTGAATTCAAGGATTCTGATGAGGATGACGCGCCGCCATTAAAG TGCATCTATGGTCGGCCAGGAGGTCCCCTATTCACTAAGCAGGCATATGCAGCTGTTCTGCACCACCAGCAAAACCCTGAGTTTTATGATGAG ATAAAGATAGAGCTGCCAACTCAGCTGCATGAAAAGCATCACCTTCTGTTCACCTTCTATCACGTTAGCTGTGACAGCAACAGCAAGAAGAAAGACCTTGTGGAAACTCCTG TGGGTTCAGCATGGCTGCCTCTGCTCAGGGACGGCAGAGTCATCATGAATGAACAGCTGCTGCCTGTCGCTGCAAATCTGCCTGCCGGGTACCTGAGCTCACAGGATGGAGTcaacaag CACTCAGGCTCTGAAATCAAATGGGTCGATGGAGGAAAACCATTGTTCAAACTCTCAACTCATCTTGTTTCTACAGTTTACACTCAG GATCAGCACTTGCACAACTTCTTCCACCACTGTCAAAGCATGGAGATGTCAGAACAAGCTTTAGAGGGGGAGCTGGTTAAATACCTGAAG AGTCTGCATGCGATGGAAGGTCATGTTATGGTCAACTTTCTGCCCATCGTCCTCAACCAGCTCTTCTGCGTCCTCACCAGAGCTACACATGAGGACGTGGCTGTCAACGTGACAAG GGTGATGGTTCACATTGTAGCACAGTGCCATGAAGAAGGGCTTGAACATTACTTGAGATCTTATATCAAG TTTGTGTTTAAGCCAGAGCCTCATTCGTCCCCCAATGTGAGAACAGTTCACGAGGAGCTGGCTAAAGCCATGACCGCCATTCTCAAGCCATCCACAGACTTCCTGACAAGTAATAAGCTGCTAAAG CACTCATGGTTCTTTTTTGAAGCATTGGTAAAATCCATGGCTCAGTATCTCATAGAGAGCGGGAAGGTCAAG CTCTCCAGAAACCAGCGCTTTTCTGCATCATTCTATCATGCAGTGGAGACTCTGGTGAATATGCTGATGCCACACATCACCCAGAAATACAAGGACAACCTGGATGCAGCTCGCAATGCTAACCACAGCCTGGCAGTTTTTATTAAG CGCTGCTTCACCTTTATGGACAGAGGCTTCGTATTCAAACAGATCAACAACTACATGAACTGCTTCGTACCTGGAGACCCTAAG ACTTTGTATGAGTTCAAGTTTGAGTTCCTGAAGGTTGTTTGCAACCATGAGCACTTCGTCCCTCTTAATCTGCCCATGCCCTTTGGAAAGGGCAGAATTCAAAGGTTCCAGG ATCTTCAGCTGGACTATTCCCTCACGGACGACTTCTGTAGAAACCACTTCCTGGTGGGGCTCCTGCtgagggaggtggggggggcTCTTCAGGAGTACAGAGAGATCCGTCAGATTGCAGTCCAGGTGCTGAAGGGGCTGAtgatcaaacacacatttgacgATCGCTATGCTGCGAAA AGCCAGCAGGCCAGACTTGCAACCCTCTACCTTCCTCTTTTTGGCCTGCTCCAGGAAAATGTCTACAGACTTGACATCAAGGAGTCAGCCCCACTAAACAACCACAAT AATGCCCGGGACGACTCTCTGGTGCCAAACTCCATGGTGACTCCTCAGAAACCTGGCAGCTGCATAGAAAATGCCCTCCACAAAGATGTGTTCGGGGTCATCTCTGGAACAG CCTCCCCTCACAGCTCCACTCCCAACATCAGCTCGGTTCACCACGCAGATTCCAGAGGTTCCCTGGTTTCTACGGACTCTGGAAACAGCCTGCTGGACAAAAGCAGTGAAAAAACCAACTCCCTGGAAAAG AACCAGTGTGCATCCGCTCTGGGCAGCTCTTTGCTGCGTTGTGACAAACTGGACCGCGATGAGATCAAAAACCTGCTCATGGGCTTTCTGCATATCCTCAAGAGCATGTCAGAGG AGGCCCTGTTTGCATACTGGAATAAAGCAGCCCCCTCAGACTTAATGGACTTCTTTACATTAATAGA AGTCTGCCTCCATCAGTTTAAATACATGGGGAAGAGATTCATCGTCAG GGCGGGGATCCTGCACGCTcgcctgcagcagctgggaaCTCTGGAAAACGCTCACACCTTCAACAACA TGTACTCTCATACAGACGCAGACGTGAGCAGCCAGTGTCTGCTGGAGGCCAATGTTTCTACAGAGGTCTGTCTGACTGTGCTGGACACACTCAGCATCTTTATCATGGGGTTCAAG ACGCAGCTGAATTCAGATCTGGGTCACAACCCCCTGATGAAGAAAGTTTTCCAGGTGCATCTGTGCTTCCTGCAGATCCCTCAGTCAGAGGCCGCCCTCAAACAGGTCTTCACCTCACTCAGGACATTCATCTACAAG TTCCCCTGCACCTTCTTTGACGGCCGGGCCGACATGTGTGCCTCTCTTTGTTATGAAATCCTCAAGTGCTGTAACTCCAAGCTAAGCTCAATCCGTAGTGATGCAGCACATCTTCTTTATTTCCTCATGAAAAGCAACTTTGACTACACCGGACGAAGGTCTTTCGTACGAACACACCTGCAG GTGGTGATTGCTGTCAGTCAGCTGATTGCTGATGTCATCGGCATCGGGGGTACCCGTTTCCAGCAGTCTCTCTCTATCATTAACAACTGTGCCAACAGTGACAAATCCATAAAG CATACAGCATTTCCATCAGATGTAAAGGACCTAACGAAGCGCATCAGGACGGTGCTGATGGCCACGGAGCAGATGAAGGAGCACGAAAACGATCCGGAGATGTTGGTAGACCTTCAGTACAGCTTGGCCAAATCCTACACCAGCACGCCTGAGCTCCGCAAGACCTGGCTGGACAGCATGGCTCGGATCCACAACAAGAACGGAGATTTATCAGAG GCAGCCATGTGTTATGTGCACGTTGCCGCTTTGGTAGCCGAATATCTGTGGAGGAAAG GCATGTTCAGGCAGGGCTGCTCAGCTTTCCGTGTGACCACTCCCAACATCGATGAGGAGGCAGCCATGATGGAGGACGTGGGGATGCAAGACGTTCACTTCAACGAG GAGGTGCTGATGGAGCTGTTGGAGGAGTGTGCTGATGGACTCTGGAAGGCGGAGCGTTATGAGCTCATCGCTGACGTCTACAGGCTCATCATCCCCATCTATGAACAGCGCAGAGACTTTGAG AAACTGACACACCTGTATGACACCCTCCACCGTGCCTATACGaaggtgatggaggtgatgcACACTGGCAAGAGACTTCTGGGTACTTACTTCAGGGTGGCCTTCTTTGGACAG GGCTTCTTTGAGGATGAAGATGGAAAGGAATACATCTACAAGGAGCCAAAGTTCACTCCGCTGTCTGAAATCTCCCAGAGGCTACTGAAGCTCTACTCCGACAAGTTCGGCCAGGAGAACGTCAAAATCATTCAGGACTCCGGCAGG GTGAACCCAAAAGACCTAGACTCCAAATACGCTTACATCCAAGTGACTCACGTCACTCCCTACCACGACGACAAGGAGTTGGAGGACAGGAAAACCGACTTTGAGAAGAGCCACAACATCCGGCGCTTTGTGTTCGAGACGCCGTTCACGGTGTCGGGGAAGAAGCAGGGCGGAGTGGAGGAGCAGTGTAAACGGAGGACTATTCTAACCA CCACCCACTGTTTCCCCTACGTGAAGAAGCGTATAGCCGTCATGTACCAACACCAGACCGACCTGAGCCCCATCGAGGTGGCCATAGACGAGATGAGCGCCAAGGTGGCCGAGCTGCGCCTCCTGTGCTCGGCCTCTGAGGTGGACATGATCCGACTGCAGCTCAAACTGCAAGGCAGCATCAGCGTTCAG GTCAATGCAGGTCCTCTTGCTTACGCCAGAGCCTTCCTGGATGACAGCAGTGCCAAGAAGTATCCAGACAATAAGGTCAAACAACTCAAAGAGGTGTTCAG GCAGTTTGTGGACGCCTGCGGTCAGGGGCTGGGAGTGAACGAGCGGCTGATCAAAGAGGACCAGCAGGAGTATCATGATGAGATGAAGGCAAGCTACAGGGACCTGGCCAGGGAGCTGTCAAACATCATGCATGAACAG ATTAACCCAGTGGATGACGGCACGAGGAGCGCGCTGTCAGACTCAATGGGCATCTTCAACGCCATCAGTGGCACACCAACCAGTGCCAATACACACGGCTCCACCACCATTCTCTGA